A stretch of Arthrobacter sp. NEB 688 DNA encodes these proteins:
- a CDS encoding NmrA family NAD(P)-binding protein — protein sequence MPTGPVLVVGSAGKTGRAVCAALLARGAQVRAAVRPGREASAPAGTEPVGVDLADGHGLRPALDGCSAAYHLAPNVHPDEVGMAQRVAAAARGVGLPHLVFHSVLHPDDARMPHHLHKLAAEEVLREAHPGTLVVLRPSAYHENLLPQVLDGAVALPYSADTPFTTVALADVAEAAATVLLDPARDGEVHDLVGPEVLTTREMVAQAERVLGRPVGLTVSSPAAWAAGPGADLPTAAREALTAMFAAYDEDGLVGDPADLTALLGRRPTSWSDTLRAAAR from the coding sequence ATGCCCACCGGCCCGGTCCTCGTCGTCGGCTCCGCCGGCAAGACGGGCCGGGCCGTGTGCGCTGCCCTGCTCGCGCGGGGCGCGCAGGTGCGGGCGGCCGTGCGACCCGGCCGCGAGGCGTCGGCCCCGGCGGGCACCGAGCCCGTGGGGGTCGACCTCGCGGACGGTCACGGTCTGCGCCCCGCGCTCGACGGCTGCTCGGCCGCCTACCACCTGGCGCCCAACGTCCACCCGGACGAGGTCGGCATGGCCCAGCGGGTGGCCGCCGCCGCGCGCGGCGTCGGGCTGCCGCACCTCGTCTTCCACTCGGTGCTGCACCCCGACGACGCCCGGATGCCGCACCACCTGCACAAGCTCGCCGCGGAAGAGGTTCTGCGCGAGGCGCATCCGGGCACGCTCGTCGTGCTGCGGCCGTCGGCGTACCACGAGAACCTCCTGCCGCAGGTCCTCGACGGCGCGGTCGCCCTCCCCTACTCCGCCGACACCCCGTTCACGACGGTCGCCCTCGCGGACGTCGCCGAGGCCGCGGCCACCGTGCTGCTCGACCCGGCTCGCGACGGTGAGGTGCACGACCTCGTCGGCCCGGAGGTCCTCACCACCCGCGAGATGGTGGCGCAGGCCGAGCGGGTGCTGGGCCGCCCGGTCGGGCTGACCGTCAGTTCGCCCGCCGCGTGGGCGGCCGGCCCGGGCGCCGACCTCCCGACCGCCGCCCGTGAGGCGCTCACGGCGATGTTCGCCGCCTACGACGAGGACGGCCTCGTCGGCGACCCCGCCGACCTCACCGCGCTGCTCGGCCGGCGCCCCACGTCGTGGTCGGACACGCTCCGGGCCGCCGCGCGCTGA